Proteins encoded by one window of Phytohabitans houttuyneae:
- the dapE gene encoding succinyl-diaminopimelate desuccinylase, which yields MANPLTPDVMSDPVALTRALVDIESVSLHEKEIADCVEEVLRAAPHLSVQRYGNTVMARTDLGRSQRVVLAGHLDTVPLNDNFPASIQGDLIYGCGTADMKSGVAFALHLAVSVPEPRFDVTYFFYEAEEVDSQYNGLTLVAAAHPEWLTADFAVLLEPTYGVVEAGCQGTLRAIVRTAGRRAHSARSWRGINAIHAAGEVLRRLEAYEPRTVPIDGCTYREGLNAVRIRGGVAGNVVPDLCEIEVNYRFAPDRSEAEALAHVREVFDGFELEVVDSSGGALPGLSAPAAREFLAAVGEAPVAKLGWTDVARFAALGIPALNFGPGDPNLAHAPDEHVEIGKIRDGAATLHRWLS from the coding sequence ATGGCGAACCCGCTGACCCCCGACGTCATGTCCGACCCGGTCGCGCTCACCCGCGCGCTGGTCGACATCGAGTCCGTCTCCCTCCACGAGAAGGAGATCGCCGACTGCGTGGAGGAGGTACTGCGGGCGGCGCCCCACCTGTCGGTGCAGCGCTACGGCAACACGGTGATGGCCCGCACCGACCTCGGCCGGTCGCAGCGCGTCGTGCTCGCCGGCCACCTCGACACCGTCCCGCTCAACGACAACTTCCCGGCGTCCATCCAGGGTGACCTCATCTACGGCTGCGGTACCGCGGACATGAAGTCGGGCGTCGCGTTCGCGCTGCACCTGGCGGTGAGCGTGCCCGAGCCGCGCTTCGACGTGACGTACTTCTTCTACGAGGCCGAGGAGGTCGACTCCCAGTACAACGGCCTCACCCTTGTCGCCGCCGCCCACCCGGAGTGGCTCACCGCCGACTTCGCGGTGCTGCTCGAGCCGACGTACGGCGTGGTGGAGGCGGGCTGCCAGGGCACGCTGCGGGCGATCGTCCGCACGGCCGGCCGGCGGGCGCACTCGGCCCGCTCGTGGCGGGGGATCAACGCGATCCACGCGGCGGGCGAGGTGCTGCGGCGGCTGGAGGCGTACGAGCCGCGGACCGTCCCGATCGACGGCTGCACGTACCGGGAGGGACTCAACGCGGTGCGTATCCGTGGCGGCGTCGCCGGCAACGTCGTGCCCGACCTGTGCGAGATCGAGGTCAACTACCGGTTTGCGCCGGACCGGAGCGAAGCCGAAGCGCTGGCGCACGTGCGCGAGGTCTTCGACGGCTTCGAGCTGGAGGTGGTGGACTCGTCGGGCGGCGCCCTGCCCGGTCTCTCCGCGCCCGCCGCGCGGGAGTTTCTCGCCGCTGTCGGCGAGGCGCCGGTGGCGAAGCTGGGCTGGACGGACGTCGCGCGGTTTGCCGCCCTCGGGATACCGGCGCTGAACTTCGGCCCCGGCGACCCCAACCTGGCGCACGCCCCGGACGAGCACGTCGAGATCGGCAAGATTCGCGACGGCGCGGCGACGCTGCACCGCTGGCTGAGCTAG
- a CDS encoding TIGR00730 family Rossman fold protein, with protein MAAICVFCASSRHLEQRWLDLADATGREIARRGHTLVSGGGCVGMMGAVADGARAGGAYTVGVIPQALVDREIADTASDELVVTDGMLSRKGLMIEKSDAFLTLPGGLGTLDELFEVLTTAMLDQHRKPVAIVNQNGFYTGLVEWLRGLASTSFVRQEALDLLIVADTVPAALDAIEDRLE; from the coding sequence GTGGCCGCGATCTGTGTCTTCTGCGCCTCGTCCCGGCACCTGGAGCAGCGGTGGCTCGACCTCGCCGACGCCACCGGGCGGGAGATCGCCCGGCGCGGCCACACGCTGGTCTCCGGCGGCGGCTGCGTCGGGATGATGGGCGCCGTGGCCGACGGTGCCCGGGCCGGCGGGGCGTACACGGTGGGTGTGATCCCGCAGGCGCTGGTCGACCGCGAGATCGCGGACACGGCCTCCGACGAGCTGGTGGTCACCGACGGCATGCTCAGCCGCAAGGGGCTGATGATCGAAAAGTCGGACGCGTTCCTCACCCTCCCGGGTGGACTTGGCACGCTGGACGAACTCTTCGAGGTCCTGACCACGGCGATGCTCGACCAGCACCGCAAGCCGGTCGCGATCGTCAACCAAAACGGGTTCTACACCGGGCTTGTCGAGTGGTTGCGCGGCCTGGCCAGCACGTCCTTCGTACGCCAGGAAGCGCTCGACCTGCTGATCGTCGCCGACACGGTGCCCGCCGCGCTGGACGCGATCGAGGACCGCCTGGAATAA